GCACCTCGTCGGCGTGTTCAACGGAGCCCGCTGTGGTCTGCCGGAGGTGCGGGTGATGGACATGGACGGCAACGTTGTCAAGACTTTCGAGATCACGAGGGGCACATCGCTGCCGCCGCAGCTGCCCACGCGACCGGCCCTCATCTTCGCTGACGGAAGGGatggtggcatgatcatcaaTCCGGCGGCGGGGCGAGCCTTCGGCACCAGCGATCCAATTGACTGGCTGAAGATCACGACTTACATCAACAGCCTTGGTCGTGCCAATCCGTCTGGCGTCTTCAAGGTCGTCCGCCTGCATGAACCTGACGACAACGATGGCGATGGCACCCACCAGCTCTGCGAGGTTGCCACGATCTTAGATGGACATGCCGATGTCGTCGGCAGCAGCGGCGACACAGAGCCGCTGACATGGAGGCAAAGGTCGGCACCGCCCATTGTTATTGATACCTGCTGGAGCTATAACCACAAGGCCGTTGTCAATGGGGTTGTCTATTTCATGACTGACGAGCTCGATGAAGACGATGATGTGGGTCCGAGCCGCATAGCTGCTTTTGACCTAGAGAGCAAAGAGTGGAAGGCGGAGGTGATCAATGGCCCTGCACTGGGGTTGGATCATGACAAGGAAGAGGAGATACAGCACTTTGCTCTAGTCGAGCTAAGGGAACCTTAGCTTTCGTCCATGAGGTATTCATGCTCGTGAACAAGTACTCGTACACGAGCATATGGCTAATGTTGATGCTGACAAGAGTGTCTGGGTCAAGGAGTATATGATACCAATGCCCAAGTATCAGATTGGACCTGCTAAGCCATTGGGTGTCTTGGTGGATGGCACAATATTATTGTGGTCCAGCGTGTCGGAGAACATTAGCTTTCGTCGTCGAGAAGTTGTTCTATTCTACGACCCTAGCACAAAGGCATTTACAGACTTCATGGAGATGGAAGAGGGGTTCAGATATACATTGCTCTTTTACAATGGGAGCCTCCTATCTTGACACAAATAACTGTCGGAACAAATCGAAGTGTATATATTTATCTCGTTGATTGATGCTAACGTGGAAGCTCATTGAAAAGTACTCTGATATTGTAAAAGTTTCATCACCGTGATAGGTTTTTTATTTTGAAATGTAACTCAGATCGAATTGCCTTCATATAGAAAATCATGTGTGAAGTACGCCGGCGGTCCTCAAACTTGTGCTGCtttgtcatcccggtccctaaattCCCAAAACGATCGTATAGGTCAACTCTGTTCGGATGCCAAAATAGTCCAAACGGGTCGAGACATAGACTAACAGGCTCACTGGCATGTGGGGACGGGCGTGGACGGGTGAAGGGGCGCGGCAGGGGCGGGGAAGCGCAACGCAGCAGTAGCACCACGGTGGCAGTGGACGAGCACAACGTAGCAGTAGCAGGGCGTTGCTTGGCCAGCGGTCCGGCGTAGCAGCGGCGGTGGTGAGACTAGGAGCACGTGCTCGTCTACCCCCGCCGCGGCGACCACTACCAAAAATCTGTTAATCCGTGACGGTTTCTCTATGACGGATTTAAAAATCGTCGCTAAGAGTGCACAACCACTAACAATATACAGGATCTTGAGTATGGATATCCAGCCCACGGCCCAATACCAGTTTGCATATATAACGAGCCAAAAACCTAACACACGACACACCCACTTCGGCCTTCCTCACTCCTCTGTGCCCATCCATCAGCCGCCGCCTCCCCCGACCTCAAACCCCGCCCATCCATCTGCCTAGCGCGACACGCCCAATCCCAGCCAGTGCCGTCCACTCCCACGCCATTGGCGCAGGTCGAGGCTGGGGCATGGCGCACGGAGGCAGGCGACAGCAGCCCACCACAGCCGACCGCTTGCCCATCCCACCGTCGCCCCTCTTAAGTTCCCATCACCCAAGGGCGGATCCAGCTAGGGAGCTGCGGTTCTCACCAGCAAATGCAGAGATTCACGTAGCAGAGTTTCTTTTCCGGCTGGGGGCACGACGGATCGGGCATGGCTGCATCGTTTCGGCCGGGGGCATGGTGGATCTGGCGGCGGCGTGACCCTGCTGCCTTCCTTCGACGCTACTAGGAGAGAGCGAATGTCTGTCCGTGCGGCGTGACTTGAGTGGTGGCGCCGCCGACCTTCCTTGTCCTGGCATCGATGCCTCTCTCTCAGTGATGAGGCAGCCCCCTGGTCATTCCAAAATCGGCTGATGCCCCTTGCCCAACAACCACAAGGTGCGCTGCTTGCCTTTGCCCTGCTTACCCTGATACATATTTATCACACTCACGCTATTGGCTCCGTTTCTCTGCAGGGCTATACGCTGATGTGCTTGGGCTTGAGAATTTCTTACATGCGTTGCCTATCTCTGCATCTAGGTTACAAAGAGGTTGTACGACGAACGCAATTCCGGGCGAATCCTTCTGGAGGAGGCTGCGTGCGAGCGAGCAGCACCGGCATTGGGTGGCTCCCCAACCTCTTGATCTGCTGCAGGTGATGAGCAGAAGACACCCAATACCTACTGCAGTTGATGATCAGAAGACGTCCAGCACCTGCTCGACGAAGTGCCTACAAGGTTATTTCTTTTGTACTTTGCTTGACTTGCTTGCTTGACGTGGACGGACTACTGGAGTGTATGCGTGATGCAAGCTGTACACTAGACTGAAAATTTAAAGTTGGGTGGCAGTCTTTGATTGAGCGGGTTTATAGGTTACAGGAATGATAGGAGTTAGCAATCCTATTCTTCAGTTACAAACCCTTCAGAAATTCATTTTGGGCAGTTAATGATTTGACTTTAGTTTACTAATAACATTTTTCTTGTTCTGGTCAGCGTGACAGAAGTTTTAGCAAGAACCTACTGTATGTCACCATTTTTTAGTATACTTTATTTCAGGAACTGGAATGCTGCATAATTTTGTGCTTTAATTTTGTAATAATAATTTAGTTTAGTTTTGAACTAGCGTTGGACAGAGAGGCATCCAACAATGTAAGGTGCAATTGCTTGTCCTTGTTGCACAAGCTTAGTATTTTTTGTCAGATTTTATTTCTTTTTGGCGGAATTTTGCAGTTCGTCTAAGGTGATCAGGAATTGACCCTGACAAACACCCTATTAGAAAGGAGTTTGTAAGCTCCTCTTAACTCTAAAATCATGGATCTTTCGAAGTGTATTTTTCAGTGTTTACAAGACCTTTAATCTGTATAATCTGCTGATCAGAAGTTTGATCAAGTAACTGCAGATTGTTCCTCTCGTACTGTTCGTGTTTCTGCTGTCATGTTCCTTCTATTGCTCAGCCCATGTTCGTATTTCTGTTTCAGCTCAGTTCTACTGCCTCCAAGAGTAAGCAGATCGACAGCCACAGCAGGTAAGAAGATCGACTTTGGCTTCAGAGTATGTGCAGAATCTTGGCCTTTGTAATTTCTCAG
The sequence above is drawn from the Miscanthus floridulus cultivar M001 chromosome 15, ASM1932011v1, whole genome shotgun sequence genome and encodes:
- the LOC136507173 gene encoding uncharacterized protein, yielding MEAKRPKHDGGVSQPEDIVFDVLARLPTKVLCRLRCVCKGWRDLISDPAFVAEQRSRAADPHLVGVFNGARCGLPEVRVMDMDGNVVKTFEITRGTSLPPQLPTRPALIFADGRDGGMIINPAAGRAFGTSDPIDWLKITTYINSLGRANPSGVFKVVRLHEPDDNDGDGTHQLCEVATILDGHADVVGSSGDTEPLTWRQRSAPPIVIDTCWSYNHKAVVNGVVYFMTDELDEDDDVGPSRIAAFDLESKEWKAEVINGPALGLDHDKEEEIQHFALVELREP